The region CATGGCTTGAATCGCAACCACGGTACCCGGCTCCTGAGCCAGCGACATGAACAAAAAGCGCAGCGTGAACATCAGGCTGGCAAAAGCGAGCAGCGGCAGCTCCTTGAACTTGTCGCCATATCTGCTGAGCAGGAAGAAGATGGGGATCTCACTGAGCGCAGAAGCCAGCAGTGCCCAGCCCACGATTTCATCCCCTGCATTCATGCCCTTGAGGCTGATCGTCAGAAAGGCCTCGTTCATCCGGTAGCCGATGGCAAGCAGGAAGACAGAGCCGAAGAACCACAGCACTTCCTTTTGCAGCAGAATCTCCCGGAGTCCGGAGCCCTTCAGCGGTTTGTCCGTAGATTCCTTGTCTACAGAGAGCGGTGCCGCTTCGGTTCGCTTCACATCCTTCAGCCCAATCGTAATCAGCAGCGCGGTTACGACAATGACAATACAAATCGCTACGCTGTACTGAGGTCCCAGCGTTCTGAGTACATAGCCGATTGTAAGGGCGAAGAAGGAGTATCCGAGTGAGCCGAATACACGGATGGCGATGAAATTCCGACCGTGGCGCTGGGCTATTTTGATAGCCATCGTATCTGCCAGCGGAAAGACAGGGTAATAGAAGAAATAGAAAAAGGACAAAATAAGCATGACACTAGAAAAATCGTTGGCTCTGGCCAGAATAATGGCGGTAATCAGCTGGCCTCCAAGCAGGAGGGCCATAATCTTACGGACGGTACCCAGCCGGTCACTCATCATACTCCAGAACAGGTTAGAGAGAATTGAGATTAACGGGCCTACAGAGTAGAGCAGACCCATTTGCGGACTGCTGAAGCCCAGGTGGGCATAAAATAACGGGAAATAAGAAACAACCAGCACACTGGTGCCGTACAGCGTAAACATAAAGGATCGCAGCCAGTTTTGATCACTGTATTGGCCGCCGCTCCGCCTCGCATTCATGATTGTGCACTCCTTCGGGATATAGAAAAGTATAGTATAGCATAAAGCGGAGAAGCCGGGGGTTCCGTAAAATATCGATTTTCTGAATCTTTCAAGAGTTTGCGAAAGTGATTTTGTTGTTTGTACAAATCCGCTCTGCATATTATAATAATCATGATTTGGATAAGGAGACAACAATGTGGAGGCACTGTCATTGAATGAATTTGAGCAAGGCCGTAACCGTAGTCCGCGCGGTCCTATTGGACTCATGAAGAGGGTCTATAAGTACGTGCTGCCGGAAGTGCGATCATGTCTCGATTTCTGGCGCAAGGATGCAGAAGGAATTCCCGATCCCGAGCTCCGCAAGCAAGCGCTTGCCAGCATTGAAACGAAGCAGTTTCATTGCGAAGGCGGCGGAATCTATGCCGCCGGCAATTTGTCGATGAGACATATACTGATTCCGCTAATTGTTGCCTATCAGACGATCAGTGATTATTTGGACAACCTGTGTGACCGCAGTACTTCGCTTGACCCGGCTGATTTCCGGCTGCTGCATAAGTCTATGCTGGATGCGGTTACCCCCGGCGCAGAGCCTGTGAACTATTACGCGCTGCGCACGGAACAGAATGACGGCGGATACCTGCACAGACTGGTCCGCAAATGCCAGGAGATGACCTCCCGGCTACCCGGATACGGTGCTGCTGCTGAAGAGGTCTATAATCTGGCCGTATTGTATACCGATCTTCAGGTCTATAAGCACATTCACCCGGAGCTTAGAGAAGCTGCCCTCAAGGAATGGTGGGAGAAGGAGGGGCACCGGGCGCCTCATCTCCAGTGGAATGAATTTGCGGCCGCAACCGGTTCAACCCTAGGCGTATTTATGCTTTTTCTGGCATCCTGTGATCCTAAGCTAAGTACAGTGGCATCCTCATCCATTCGTGCTGCTTATTTTCCGAATGTGTGCGGTCTGCATATCATGCTGGATTATCTGATTGACCAGGATGAAGACCGGGCCGGCGGTGATCTCAATTTCTGCAATTATTATGAGAATACGGATATGATGCTGAACCGGATCGCTTCCATTGTGGAGTGGGCCCGCAAGGATGTCCGTAGTCTTCCCGAGAACTCCATGCACCGTATGATCATCGAAGGACTGCTGGCCCTCTATTTATCCGATCCCAAGGTTAGTGAGCAGCGGGAGGTCCGCTCGGTATCCCGTAGGCTGATGAAGAATAGTCCGCTGACCAGGCTCTTCTTCTTCGTCAACAGCCGCTGGATACGCAAACACATGTATTAGATGCTGCTGTGTTTTCTTCAGGTAAGGGGAGAGACCGGCACAAATTTAAGGAGGAACTAACAGAATGTCAAACGTAAAAAAAATCGCAGTATTAACCAGCGGTGGAGACTCCCAAGGGATGAACGCCGCAGTGCGTGCGGTTGTCCGCAGCGCGATCTACTTCGGAATTGAGGTATTCGGCATTCAGCGTGGATATCAGGGCCTGCTGAACCGCGACATTTTCCCGATGGATCTGCGCAGTGTCGGAGATATCATCCAGCGCGGAGGAACCGTTCTGCAGTCTGCACGCTGTCTGGAGTTCATGAAGCCGGAAGGCCAGCAGAAGGGTGCTGACATTCTGAATGAGCTCGGCATCGACGGTCTGGTTGTTATCGGCGGAGACGGTTCTTATCATGGCGCCAACAAGCTCAGCAAGCTGGGAATCAAGACGATGGCTCTTCCGGGAACCATAGATAATGATATCTCTTTCACGGATTACACAATTGGATTCGATACGGCCGTAGGCGTGGTCGTGGATGCGATCAATAAACTGCGCGACACTATGTCTTCCCATGAACGTTCATCCATTGTGGAGGTTATGGGCCGTCACTGCGGGGACATCGCTCTGCATGCGGGTCTTGCTTCCGGGGCGGAGACGATTCTGGTGCCGGAAATGCCTTATGATCTGAATGAGGTAGCGGACCGGATGAAGGATAACTTCGCACGCGGCAAACGTCACAGTATTGTCATTGTAGCTGAAGGCGTCGGCAAAGGTGAGGATGTGGCTCAGGCGCTCAAAGACCGCCATGCTTCCCTGGATGCCCGTGTTACGGTTCTGGGACATATTCAGCGGGGGGGTACTCCAACTCCGGGAGACCGTAACCTTGCCAGCCGTCTGGCTGATTTCGCGGTCCGCAAGCTGATCGAAGGCGAATCAGACAAGGCATGCGGGATTATTAAAGGGGAACTGGTTCTTACTGATATCGACAAGGTAGTGAACACGAAGAAAGATTTCAATATCGAGCTGTATGAATTGGCTTCCCGTCTATCCCAGTAACAACTACAAGAATTCATCCAATCTCCAATCCTTAGCGGAGCAGTCATCCTTCCATTACCGGAAGAGGCTGCTCCGTTTTTTGGCTTGACTATATACCCCTACCCGTATATTATAATACCCATATGGGTATACAAATAGGAGGGAAACAATATGAGCAGAACTATAGTCATTATCGGCGGAGTTGCCGGAGGGGCATCCGCTGCAGCACGATTAAGAAGATTGAACGAAGAAGATAACATTATAATTATAGAGCGGGGAGAGCATGTTTCTTTTGCCAACTGCGGCTTGCCTTATTATATTGGGGAGACTATTGATTCAAGAGATAAGCTGTTCCTGCAGACACCGGCTGGTATACAGGCGCGCTTTAATATCGATGTGAGAATCTTCACCGAGGCAACGGCGATTGACCGTGAACGCAAGCAGGTACATTGCCGCAATGTTACGACAGGTGAAACGCTGCACATTCCGTATGATATTGTAGTGCTCTCTCCAGGCGCGAAGCCTATCGTTCCGCCGTTTCCCGGAATCGCTGAGGCGGATAACCTGTTTACACTAAGGAATATTCCGGATACAGACCGTATCAAGGCATATGTGGACAACCGTCACCCCCGGCATGCCACTGTAATTGGAGCAGGTTTTATCGGCCTTGAAATGGCTGAGAATCTCCGGGAGCGGGGACTTGACGTAACCGTAATTGACCGGGGGGAGCAGATTCTGAACCCGCTTGACCTGGAGATGGTTCGTCCGCTGGAGGAGCATATGCGTCTGCATGGGGTAGAGCTGCGGCTGAATGAGGGCGTAGAGGCTTTTGAACAACAAGGCCGTCTGGTTCGTCTCTCATCAGGCGGGGAGCTCAGCACGGATATGGTTATTCTGGCGATCGGGGTCAGTCCTGAGAATGACCTGGCCCGAAGCTGCGGGCTTGAGCTGGGCATCCGCGGGGCGGTAAAGGTGAATGCTTCGCTGCAGACAAGTGATCCGGCTATCTATGCTGTTGGAGATGTCATTGAAGTGAAGGACCGTGTTCAGGGGTTCGATACCATGGTGTCCCTTGCCTGGGGTGCCAACCGTCAGGGGCGTCTGGCCGCTGATCATATCAATGGCCGGAAAGCCTCGTATACAGGAGCATTAGGTACTGCGATTATCAAGCTCTTCGATATGACAGCTGCGCTGACCGGAAACAATGAGAAGACGCTTCGTTCACTGGGCGTTCCCTTTGAAGCTGTGCATATCCATCCGAATTCCCACGCCGGCTACTACCCCGGTGCTGCACCGATAGCGCTCAAGCTGCTGTTCAACCCGCAGACAGGTGAGATTTATGGAGCGCAAGCAGCCGGAAGTGCCGGTGTCGACAAAAGAATAGATGTCATTGCCACCGCTATCCGCAGCAAGCTTAAGGCTGATAAGCTGGCGGATCTGGAGCTGGCCTATGCGCCGCCGTATTCCTCGGCCAAAGATCCGGTCAATATGGCGGGCTATGTGGCCTCCAATCTGATGGAGGGACTCGTCCGTAATCTGCAATGGCATGAAGTGGACGAATTCGCCCGCAATGGCGGTTTTATTATTGATGTCCGAGATGAAGCAGAGCGGTTAGCCGGTTATATCCCGGGTTCCATCAATATTCCTCTGGCTGAGCTGAGAGAGCGGCTTACAGCGATTCCGGGGGATAAGGAGATCGCTGTATCCTGTCAGGTAGGGCTGCGCGGCTACATTGCTGCCCGGATGTTAACCCAATACGGATATGCAGTACGAAACGTTGACGGAGGCTACAAAACATACGCAGCAATGGCAAGAGGGAATAGCACTGGAGATTCCGGGAAGTCAGGGGCACTGGTTTTGAAAAAAGATGCCCCGTCTCCCGCCAGTATCGTTCATATCCAGGAACAGCTTAGCAGTAAGCCTCAGCTCTTACTGGATGCTTGCGGATTACAGTGCCCCGGCCCTATACTCAAAGTATATGAGACAATAAATTCTATGGAGGAAGGACAGCGGGTAGAGATCACTGCAACGGATTTCGGGTTTGCCGCTGACATCAGGCAGTGGTGCAGCAAGACGGGGAATACGCTGGAAGCTGTGGATGTATCCGGAGGCAAGGTTCAGGCACTGGTGCGCAAGGGACAAGACCCGGCAGACAGAACCGGGGGAGCGGCGGAACAGGCAGCAGTCTCAGAAGGGACAACAATGATTGTATTCAGCGGAGATCTGGACAAAACGATCGCTTCCTTCATTATTGCAACAGGCGCTGCAGCGATGGGCAAGCAGGTCACCATGTTCTTTACCTTCTGGGGGCTTAATGTTCTGCGCCGGGGGCAGTCACCGCAGGTGAAGAAGAATACACTCGACCGGATATTTGGCCTGATGATGCCGAAGGGAACGCGGAAGCTTCCTTTATCCAGAATGAACATGGGCGGGCTTGGCGCCAAAATGATCCGTTATACGATGCGCCGCAAGAATGTGGAGTCCCTGGAGAATCTGATGCAGGGCGCTCTGAATGCGGGAGTTAAGTTGATGGCCTGCACAATGAGTATGGATATCATGGGCATCAAGCAGGAGGAATTAATTGAAGGTGTAGACTTCGGCGGTGTTGCCAGCTATCTCGGAGCTGCCGAGGACTCAGGCGTGAACCTATTCATCTAGAGGGGGCTGATTGAGAGTGGAATATGATAAAGCTATTACCAACCGTTTGAAACGTATTGAAGGTCAGGTAAGAGGCGTGTTAGGGATGCTGGAGGAAGGCAAGGACTGCCGTGAGATTGTGACTCAGCTGACTGCGATCCGAACAGCGGTAGACCGCTCTATCGGTGCAGTGATCGGAGATAACCTGGAACATTGTATCCAGGAAGAGCTGACGAAGGGGAATTCCCCTGAGCAAGTGATTAAGGAAGCGGTGGATCTGCTGGTAAAAAGCCGGTGATGAAAAACAGCCACAGACGAAGGGGAGCTCCCGAATGTCTGTGGCTGTTTTTGGTTCTGCATCGAAGCTATAGCTGCACTTTGTGGCGTTAATTCACGCCTTCTCCGGGGCGAATCTGCGCTGCACCCTGACGAGCCGGGCCAGGAGCAGAATTGCGCCGATTCCAAGTCCCGTAATGAGGCCAATCCAGTAGCCGTAGGCCCCAAGCTCAGTATAGGTGGCGAGCAGGTATCCGACAGGCAGGCCGATCACCCAATAGGCAATGAAGCAGATGACGAACGCAGGATTAACATCCTTATATCCGCGCAGCACACCTTGTGTCGGGGTTGCGATAGCATCGGAGATCTGGAAGAAGATTGCGTAGATCAGGAAATGCTGGATCAGCGAGATCACCTCATGGTCATCCGAATACAGCCCGGCCACATGATTCCCGGCGAAGAGCAGCACCAGTGCTGTGAGCAGGGAGAGAACAGCCGCCGTACCAATGCCCATAATGCCATACTGGCGTGCGTCCTTCAGCCGGCCGGAGCCGCTCTCGAAGCCGACGAGAATCGTCAGACTCATGCAGATGCTCAGCGGAATCATATAGAGGGTGGAAGCGAAGTTAATGGCCGCCTGATGGGCAGCGATTGTAATGGTATCGAAGCGGCTCATCAGCAGGGTTACAGCCGAGAACACCGCCGTCTCGAAAAAGATCGAAAAGCCGATAGGCACACCAATCTTCAGCAGCTCCTTGAGGCTTACCAGGGACATCGCGTGAAATTTACGGAAAATCTGCAGGCTCCGGAAAGGCTCGGCCTGGTAGACGAAGATTAGGGCAATCAGGAAGATGACCCAATACGTGATCGCAGAGGCAACGCCTGCGCCCACTCCGCCAAGGCGGGGGAAGCCGAAGTTGCCGAAGATCAGCAGATAGTTAAGCCCCACATTGACCGGCAAGGCAATCAGGGTGATGAACATGGAGACGCGGGTCTGGCCCAGGGCATCAATACAGCTGCGGACAACGGTATAGCCAAACAGCGGGATAACGCCGAAGGAGATGGCACCGAGGAAGCGGAAGGCAATATCGCGTACCGCAGGCTCCAGATTCATGAAATTCAGGATCGGTGTGAGAGCGAGGCTGCCAAGAATCAGCACGAGCACCGATACGATCAGGGAGAGCCAAATGCCCTGCATCACCTGGTTGGCCACCTCCTTGTCACGCTTGCTGCCGAGGAGATGAGACACAATGGGTGTGATCCCCATAAGAATACCGCTGAGGCCAGTCTGGATCGGAATCCACAGGCTTGTGCCGATGGCTACGCCGGCCAGATCATTCGTGCCGAATTTGCCGGACATATTGGTGTCGAAGAAGGTAATGGCCGACAATGCAATCTGAGTAATCAGAATCGGAAGCAATATATGCAGGAATTGCCCGGCCTTTTGCTTAATGGAAGAAGTCTGTTTCATAATCATCAATGCCCCGTTATCTTTATTTTGAATACTTATATTCCCAGTAAAAAGCCCGGCAGCTGCCGGGCTCTGGATATCGTGCGGCTATGGATACATCCGGATAATTGCAGAAAGCTTATTGGTCGTACTTCACATCGGCGGTATAGCGGTTATTGGCATTCCAGAGCAGGAATTCGTCGATATTCTGATCCTTCAAGGCACGGATCTGATCTTCAACCTGCTTCTTGCCGTATTTGACATAATGCCCGCTGCCCAGCCAGCTGGCGGTGAAATCCTGAATCCATGGGCGGATCACCGGTTTGTAGCTGCCTAGCGGATTCAGCTTCTTGTGCGTATCAACCATTGAGCCCTTAATGGTAGCATAAGGGTCTTTGTCCGGGTCCTTCACATCGAACCAGCCGGTGGAATAATGGCTCGGATAGACCATCGGGCTGATAACATCGACATTCTTGGAGATCTTCACGAAATCCTGGCCGATGCCTTCTGCGGCAGGTACCGAGGCGGCATAACCGAAGATATCTACAGAGATTCGAACTCCCAGCGGTGCCAGCTCAGCTTTGGCATACTTGACAAAGTCGGCGATGATTTCGACGCGCGGTCTGTCGCTCTTCGTGTATTTCAGAGTGTCCGCACGCTTCTCGAAGCCTTCAGGGAAGCGTACATAGTCAAACTGGATTTCCTTGAACCCGAGCTTAACGGCCTCCTTGGCAATATCTACGTTATACTTCCACACATTTTCATTATAAGGATTGACGAAGCTGTCTCCGCCTTTGTTGGCCCAGACAGAGCCGTCTTTGTTGACGAAGGATAATTCCTTGTTCTTCTTGGCGAGCACAGAATCCTTGAATACTACAATCCGCGCAATCGGGTAGACATTATGCTCCTTCAGGCGGGTCATCAGCTTGCTGATATCACCTATGAACGGCTGGGGATGTCCCATTTGCTGAAGCTCAGCATTGTCCGTCTTGTAGGTGATGTATCCGGCATCATCCTTAATGTCGATGACCATGGAGTTGAGCTCAGTCTTGTCCAGCAGGGCAAGCAGGGTCTCCATCCGTGCGCCTCCGGCGCTATAGGCAGTCACGTATATCCCTTTAACCTTGGGAGCATCCGGCTGCGGATCAGCAATACGAGCTGTCTCCGGCGATGCGCTTGGTGAAGGTGCAGGAGAGGCAGTGCCGCCTCCGTTCGGTGAGGCTGAGTCCGGATTCGTTGTGTTTTCTGTGACGATGGGGGGATTCATGGCGCCCTGCAGTACTGCTGCCACATCGGCTTCATGTCCTTGATTAGGGACACCCACGCCTCCCAGTGCCATCATCAGTAAAGCCCAGGTGATATTCATTTCTTATTCGCTCCCTTTATGTACATTCCTTATAAAGTATAAGGTAACGGATGCACCCAAAAAGAACAGACTTGTAACAATACCCGTAATTTTTTGATGTCATCTTTCCGCTCTTGTTGTTTATAAACGGGATGTACAGATTTTGAACCGCTGAATATAAAAGTAAATGCCGCCCCGGACTGGCACGAAGGCCAACGACCAGGGCGGCAACTATTACAACTTGCTCTTTAGGGCAGCTTGCTCAATGAAGATACGCAGAATTCTGATGCTCGCAAATGCTGTAATGGATGATATCCATGGCATCTGCCGGTTCCAGAATACTCAGACCGTCACGCAGTACGATTACAGAATTGAGTTCGTCCTGCTTCAGGAACGGTATCATATCCGGATACCACCTCATGACGATTGCTGACAGTTTTACCGTTTCCATTTCCACAAAAATCACCCTTTCCTTTTTCGAATCGAACTGAATCAGAATTCAGGGTCCACCCGGAAAAACGAAGTGCCTGGAAAAAAGAGGGTAAATCACAATCTTCATGAAATTGTTAAGGTCCTGCGTAGCTATAATATAACATAATTTGAACGGATAAGCATTTTCTTATAAATTACCGTTTGCGGAAAGAGCCCATCACACCGACAGTCTCGACAATATTAACAAAAGCCTGCGGGTCACTTGTTTTGATAATGCGTTTCAGCTCTGCAAGCTCATACCGAGTGGTCACTGTCATTAGCATGTCCCGTTCTACATGAGAATAAGCACCTTCTGTCTTAAATTTTGTAACTCCGCGCTGAAGGCCCAGCAATTGCTGCAGCAGCTCGTCAGTCCGGTTGGTGATGATGTACACGGTAACTTTGATATGGCTGATATGAATCAAGTCGACCACCTTACCGGTGACGTAAATGGACACCATAGATGCCAGCGCCAGATTCCAGTTGTCGTCAAAATAAGCCGCCGCAAGAATGACGAGGCCGTTAAGGCCGACCAGTACACTGCCTACCGGGAAGTCCCGGTACCGTGTTATAATGGAACCCAGAATATCGAAGCCGCCCGAAGAGCCTCCTACGCGGAAGGATATACCGGCCCCCACACCTACAAGCACCCCTCCGAATACAGAGGCGAGCAGCATATCCGAGGATACCTGAACGACAGGCACGACTGTCATCAACCAGGTTGTTGCCCCTACAGAGACAATGCTCAGAATGATAAATCTCCGGCCCAGCTGGAACCATCCGGCAGCAAGCAGCGGGATGTTGAAGAGTAAATACAGTAAGCTGATGTTAAAAGGAGTGAAATAACCGGCCAGCATGGCAAGGCCGGATACGCCTCCGCTGAGCAGTCTGTGGGGGATCAGGAACAGATTAAAGCCGCTTGCGATCATCGCTGACCCGAAGAGAACGGCAAGAAAGCTCCCGAATAGTCTTAATTTAACCAAGCAAATTCACCTCTGAGTGTAGTGTGAGTGTCATGTAAGTAATGAAAGTAAGGAATACACTGGTATTCCTGATTGGGTTTGTGATATAATGTATAGGATATTCTTGAGTAGGACGTTACAATGGTATTTTTGCATTGCTTAGAATGCGAAGCTGCAATTGTCAGGTGTAAGTAGTGGCCTGATCATAGGACATTTTTTTGTCCCAATACGCGCTAAACCATGCAGGAAATACGGCATGATTGGACAGCCTATAAATGTGTTTACCGCTACTTAAGAATACAGACAAGCATGTGGAATGTCCACTGTATAGAAGGAGCATGAATAATTTGAAAACATTCGCAGAATTCGGCTTGGAGCCAAAAGTACTTCAAGCAATCACAGAGCTAGGATTTGAGGAAGCAACACCCATTCAGGAGCAGGCTATCCCGCTTGCTATGGCCGGATCGGATCTTATCGGACAGGCACAGACGGGTACAGGTAAGACCGCAGCCTTCGGGATCCCCCTCATCTCCAAGATCGCAAGAGAAGAAGAGAAGATTCTGGCACTGATAATGACGCCAACACGTGAGCTTGCCATCCAGGTTGCTGAAGAGATCGGTAAGTTGACCCGCTTCAAAGGACTTCGTTCACTGGCCATCTACGGCGGGCAGGATATCGGCCGCCAGATCCGCGGACTGAAGAGAAAACCACAGATTATCATTGGTACACCGGGACGCCTCCTGGACCATATCAACCGCAAGACCATCCGCCTGGATGATGTTCAGACGATCGTACTGGATGAAGCCGATGAAATGCTTGACATGGGCTTCATGGAGGATATCCAGACTATCCTCAAGCTCGTTCCTGAAGAACGTCAGACCATGCTCTTCTCGGCTACTATGCCTCCTAACATCCAACGCCTTGCCCAGCAGTTCCTGAAGAACCCGCAGCATGTATCCGTAATTCCTAAGCAGATTAGCGCACCGCTTATCGACCAGGCTTACATTGAAGTGCCTGAACGCCAGAAGTTCGAAGCGCTTAGCCGCTTGATTGACATGGAATCGCCTGATCTGGCGATTGTATTCGGCCGTACGAAGCGCCGGGTAGACGAGCTTGCTGAAGGCTTGCAGAAGCGCGGCTATTCCGCTGACGGCCTGCATGGCGACTTGTCGCAGAATCAGCGTGACGCTGTAATGCGCAAATTCCGCGATGGCAGCATTGATGTACTGGTAGCTACAGACGTAGCTGCACGCGGCCTGGACGTATCCGGCGTAACGCATGTAATCAACTTTGACCTTCCGCAGGACCCTGAGAGCTATGTACACCGTATCGGCCGTACTGGCCGCGCCGGCAAAGAAGGAACGGCATGGTCCTTCGTAACTCCGCGTGAGATTGACCATTTGCACCTGATCGAACGTGTTACCCGTCACCGCATTACCCGCAAACCGCTTCCTACAATGGCTGAGGCTATTGAAGGCAAACAGCGCATTACTGCTGAACGTTTGCTGGCTATGGTTGAGACTGGTGAACTTAATGAATACAAAGGTATTGCCATTCAATTGCTGGAGCAATATGATTCTGTACAGCTGCTGTCCGCAGCGATGAAGCTTCTTACCGGCGACAACAAGGATGCGCAAATTGAATTGACTCCTGAAGATCCGATCCGTGCCAAGCGCCGCGGCGGCAAGAACGATATCCGCAGCGGGCGTAAGCCTAACGGCGGCTATGGCGGCAACCGTTCCGGTTCCGGTTCTAGCTCCGGTGGCGGCTATCGCGGTAACCGGGACAATGCAAGCGGCGGCGGATATCGCGGAAATCGTGACAATGCCAGCAGCGGCGGAAGCACCCGTGGCGGCTATAGCAGCG is a window of Paenibacillus sp. FSL H3-0469 DNA encoding:
- a CDS encoding MFS transporter — its product is MNARRSGGQYSDQNWLRSFMFTLYGTSVLVVSYFPLFYAHLGFSSPQMGLLYSVGPLISILSNLFWSMMSDRLGTVRKIMALLLGGQLITAIILARANDFSSVMLILSFFYFFYYPVFPLADTMAIKIAQRHGRNFIAIRVFGSLGYSFFALTIGYVLRTLGPQYSVAICIVIVVTALLITIGLKDVKRTEAAPLSVDKESTDKPLKGSGLREILLQKEVLWFFGSVFLLAIGYRMNEAFLTISLKGMNAGDEIVGWALLASALSEIPIFFLLSRYGDKFKELPLLAFASLMFTLRFLFMSLAQEPGTVVAIQAMHSISFGIYYVTAVRYITRIIPDHLRATGMALFTVVWSSGAGLLSGTFGGLIYQDAGRIVFYLVAAGFSVLAFIGFLSKHLMDLGGGADRPLRNKSRTPL
- a CDS encoding MATE family efflux transporter yields the protein MKQTSSIKQKAGQFLHILLPILITQIALSAITFFDTNMSGKFGTNDLAGVAIGTSLWIPIQTGLSGILMGITPIVSHLLGSKRDKEVANQVMQGIWLSLIVSVLVLILGSLALTPILNFMNLEPAVRDIAFRFLGAISFGVIPLFGYTVVRSCIDALGQTRVSMFITLIALPVNVGLNYLLIFGNFGFPRLGGVGAGVASAITYWVIFLIALIFVYQAEPFRSLQIFRKFHAMSLVSLKELLKIGVPIGFSIFFETAVFSAVTLLMSRFDTITIAAHQAAINFASTLYMIPLSICMSLTILVGFESGSGRLKDARQYGIMGIGTAAVLSLLTALVLLFAGNHVAGLYSDDHEVISLIQHFLIYAIFFQISDAIATPTQGVLRGYKDVNPAFVICFIAYWVIGLPVGYLLATYTELGAYGYWIGLITGLGIGAILLLARLVRVQRRFAPEKA
- a CDS encoding tetraprenyl-beta-curcumene synthase family protein → MNEFEQGRNRSPRGPIGLMKRVYKYVLPEVRSCLDFWRKDAEGIPDPELRKQALASIETKQFHCEGGGIYAAGNLSMRHILIPLIVAYQTISDYLDNLCDRSTSLDPADFRLLHKSMLDAVTPGAEPVNYYALRTEQNDGGYLHRLVRKCQEMTSRLPGYGAAAEEVYNLAVLYTDLQVYKHIHPELREAALKEWWEKEGHRAPHLQWNEFAAATGSTLGVFMLFLASCDPKLSTVASSSIRAAYFPNVCGLHIMLDYLIDQDEDRAGGDLNFCNYYENTDMMLNRIASIVEWARKDVRSLPENSMHRMIIEGLLALYLSDPKVSEQREVRSVSRRLMKNSPLTRLFFFVNSRWIRKHMY
- a CDS encoding putative glycoside hydrolase, which gives rise to MNITWALLMMALGGVGVPNQGHEADVAAVLQGAMNPPIVTENTTNPDSASPNGGGTASPAPSPSASPETARIADPQPDAPKVKGIYVTAYSAGGARMETLLALLDKTELNSMVIDIKDDAGYITYKTDNAELQQMGHPQPFIGDISKLMTRLKEHNVYPIARIVVFKDSVLAKKNKELSFVNKDGSVWANKGGDSFVNPYNENVWKYNVDIAKEAVKLGFKEIQFDYVRFPEGFEKRADTLKYTKSDRPRVEIIADFVKYAKAELAPLGVRISVDIFGYAASVPAAEGIGQDFVKISKNVDVISPMVYPSHYSTGWFDVKDPDKDPYATIKGSMVDTHKKLNPLGSYKPVIRPWIQDFTASWLGSGHYVKYGKKQVEDQIRALKDQNIDEFLLWNANNRYTADVKYDQ
- the pfkA gene encoding 6-phosphofructokinase yields the protein MSNVKKIAVLTSGGDSQGMNAAVRAVVRSAIYFGIEVFGIQRGYQGLLNRDIFPMDLRSVGDIIQRGGTVLQSARCLEFMKPEGQQKGADILNELGIDGLVVIGGDGSYHGANKLSKLGIKTMALPGTIDNDISFTDYTIGFDTAVGVVVDAINKLRDTMSSHERSSIVEVMGRHCGDIALHAGLASGAETILVPEMPYDLNEVADRMKDNFARGKRHSIVIVAEGVGKGEDVAQALKDRHASLDARVTVLGHIQRGGTPTPGDRNLASRLADFAVRKLIEGESDKACGIIKGELVLTDIDKVVNTKKDFNIELYELASRLSQ
- a CDS encoding metal-sensitive transcriptional regulator, with amino-acid sequence MEYDKAITNRLKRIEGQVRGVLGMLEEGKDCREIVTQLTAIRTAVDRSIGAVIGDNLEHCIQEELTKGNSPEQVIKEAVDLLVKSR
- a CDS encoding YitT family protein, with protein sequence MVKLRLFGSFLAVLFGSAMIASGFNLFLIPHRLLSGGVSGLAMLAGYFTPFNISLLYLLFNIPLLAAGWFQLGRRFIILSIVSVGATTWLMTVVPVVQVSSDMLLASVFGGVLVGVGAGISFRVGGSSGGFDILGSIITRYRDFPVGSVLVGLNGLVILAAAYFDDNWNLALASMVSIYVTGKVVDLIHISHIKVTVYIITNRTDELLQQLLGLQRGVTKFKTEGAYSHVERDMLMTVTTRYELAELKRIIKTSDPQAFVNIVETVGVMGSFRKR
- a CDS encoding CoA-disulfide reductase — its product is MSRTIVIIGGVAGGASAAARLRRLNEEDNIIIIERGEHVSFANCGLPYYIGETIDSRDKLFLQTPAGIQARFNIDVRIFTEATAIDRERKQVHCRNVTTGETLHIPYDIVVLSPGAKPIVPPFPGIAEADNLFTLRNIPDTDRIKAYVDNRHPRHATVIGAGFIGLEMAENLRERGLDVTVIDRGEQILNPLDLEMVRPLEEHMRLHGVELRLNEGVEAFEQQGRLVRLSSGGELSTDMVILAIGVSPENDLARSCGLELGIRGAVKVNASLQTSDPAIYAVGDVIEVKDRVQGFDTMVSLAWGANRQGRLAADHINGRKASYTGALGTAIIKLFDMTAALTGNNEKTLRSLGVPFEAVHIHPNSHAGYYPGAAPIALKLLFNPQTGEIYGAQAAGSAGVDKRIDVIATAIRSKLKADKLADLELAYAPPYSSAKDPVNMAGYVASNLMEGLVRNLQWHEVDEFARNGGFIIDVRDEAERLAGYIPGSINIPLAELRERLTAIPGDKEIAVSCQVGLRGYIAARMLTQYGYAVRNVDGGYKTYAAMARGNSTGDSGKSGALVLKKDAPSPASIVHIQEQLSSKPQLLLDACGLQCPGPILKVYETINSMEEGQRVEITATDFGFAADIRQWCSKTGNTLEAVDVSGGKVQALVRKGQDPADRTGGAAEQAAVSEGTTMIVFSGDLDKTIASFIIATGAAAMGKQVTMFFTFWGLNVLRRGQSPQVKKNTLDRIFGLMMPKGTRKLPLSRMNMGGLGAKMIRYTMRRKNVESLENLMQGALNAGVKLMACTMSMDIMGIKQEELIEGVDFGGVASYLGAAEDSGVNLFI